A region of Mesorhizobium sp. AR02 DNA encodes the following proteins:
- a CDS encoding pyridoxal phosphate-dependent aminotransferase, with the protein MVVSLSRRGNVEPFHAMDVLAEANRLKAQGVPVISMAVGQPSDPAPARVRAAAAKAMEHGRIGYTDTLGLAGLRKAIAEHYADHYRLEIEPGRIAVTTGSSAAFNLAFLAMFDPGDRVAIAAPGYPAYRNIMAALGIDVVEIELGDAAYLHAGHLETAHREKPLKGVLFASPANPTGAVIPADELSALVNTAETLGIAVISDEIYHRLAYGAPDTTALAFGNSVTVINSFSKYYCMTGWRIGWMVLPEELVRPVERIAQSLYISPPELSQIAAIEAFAATEELEAVKGRYARNRELLMKRLPELGFPLAAPMDGAFYAFCDVTRHTNDSMAFARKMLAEAHVAATPGRDFDTQAGHRMMRFSYAGSHDDMVEAMARIERWLR; encoded by the coding sequence ATGGTCGTTTCGCTCTCACGTCGTGGCAATGTCGAGCCCTTCCACGCCATGGATGTGCTGGCCGAAGCAAACAGGCTCAAGGCCCAGGGCGTGCCGGTGATTTCCATGGCGGTCGGCCAGCCCTCCGATCCGGCGCCCGCTCGGGTTCGCGCCGCGGCGGCCAAGGCCATGGAGCACGGCCGCATCGGCTACACCGACACGCTGGGTCTGGCCGGTCTGCGCAAGGCAATCGCGGAGCATTACGCGGATCACTATCGGCTCGAAATCGAACCCGGCCGGATCGCGGTGACCACGGGATCGTCGGCGGCCTTCAATCTCGCTTTTCTGGCGATGTTCGATCCGGGTGACCGCGTCGCCATCGCAGCACCCGGCTACCCTGCCTATCGCAACATCATGGCGGCGCTCGGCATCGATGTGGTCGAGATAGAGCTCGGCGACGCTGCCTATCTGCATGCTGGTCATCTGGAGACGGCGCATCGCGAGAAGCCGCTGAAGGGCGTCCTGTTTGCAAGCCCGGCCAACCCGACCGGCGCGGTCATACCGGCCGACGAACTGTCGGCGCTGGTCAATACAGCGGAGACACTGGGCATTGCCGTCATCTCCGACGAGATCTACCACCGGTTGGCCTATGGCGCTCCGGACACCACAGCACTCGCCTTCGGCAACAGCGTGACGGTAATCAACTCCTTCTCGAAATACTATTGCATGACCGGCTGGCGCATCGGCTGGATGGTGTTGCCGGAAGAGCTGGTGCGGCCCGTCGAGCGCATTGCCCAGAGCCTCTACATCTCGCCGCCGGAACTGTCGCAGATCGCCGCGATCGAAGCCTTTGCCGCGACCGAAGAGCTGGAAGCGGTCAAGGGGCGCTATGCCCGGAATCGCGAGCTTCTGATGAAGCGTCTGCCGGAACTGGGCTTTCCGCTGGCCGCACCCATGGATGGCGCCTTCTATGCCTTTTGTGATGTCACCCGGCACACCAATGACAGCATGGCCTTCGCGCGCAAGATGCTGGCCGAGGCGCATGTGGCGGCGACGCCCGGCCGCGACTTCGACACCCAGGCGGGGCATCGCATGATGCGGTTTTCCTATGCCGGCAGCCACGACGATATGGTCGAGGCGATGGCGCGCATCGAACGCTGGTTGAGGTAG
- a CDS encoding DsbA family protein: MKKALLLGTTGIAVALAMLAFGFVAGSPQIAKAGTAQPVQTTQPVQIAGADTKINRTEVEGIIRDYLLKNPEVLLEVQDALQAKQKEEQRIAALGVIKNAKEQIFNSTFDGVVGNPNGKVTIVEFYDYNCGFCKRAIEDMRALTKADPDLRFVLKEFPILGPDSQKASVVSMAFHLMKPEKYGEFHNALLGGQGRATEAAAIKIALSLGADEATLREKMKDPSITEAFSKTYDLANKLAITGTPSYVVGNEVVFGALGQDVLAEKIEAAKAAL; the protein is encoded by the coding sequence ATGAAAAAGGCACTGCTGCTGGGCACCACGGGGATTGCTGTGGCCCTTGCCATGCTGGCTTTCGGTTTCGTCGCCGGCAGCCCCCAGATCGCCAAGGCGGGTACGGCGCAGCCTGTCCAGACCACTCAGCCTGTCCAGATTGCAGGGGCCGATACCAAGATCAACCGCACCGAGGTCGAAGGGATTATCCGCGACTACCTCCTGAAGAACCCGGAAGTGCTGCTCGAAGTGCAGGACGCGCTCCAGGCCAAGCAGAAGGAAGAGCAGCGGATCGCCGCGCTCGGCGTCATCAAGAACGCCAAGGAGCAGATTTTCAACTCCACCTTCGACGGCGTCGTCGGCAACCCGAACGGCAAGGTGACGATCGTCGAGTTCTACGACTACAATTGCGGCTTCTGCAAACGCGCCATCGAAGACATGCGGGCGCTGACCAAGGCTGATCCCGATCTGCGCTTCGTGCTCAAGGAATTCCCGATCCTCGGCCCGGATTCGCAAAAGGCGAGCGTCGTCTCGATGGCATTCCACCTGATGAAGCCGGAAAAATACGGCGAGTTCCACAATGCGCTGCTCGGCGGCCAGGGACGCGCCACCGAAGCGGCTGCAATCAAGATCGCGCTTTCGCTCGGCGCCGACGAGGCGACGCTGCGCGAGAAGATGAAGGATCCGTCGATCACCGAGGCCTTCTCCAAGACCTACGATCTTGCCAACAAGCTGGCGATCACCGGAACCCCGTCCTATGTCGTCGGCAACGAGGTCGTGTTCGGGGCTCTCGGGCAGGACGTGCTGGCGGAAAAGATCGAGGCAGCGAAAGCCGCGCTTTGA
- a CDS encoding ribonuclease E/G, translated as MPNKMLIDASHPEETRVVVVRGNRIEEFDFESQDKKQLKGNIYLARVTRVEPSLQAAFVEYGGNRHGFLAFSEIHPDYYQIPVADRQALLRAEAQEAEDEEDEDGDGEDRQSRERGRRGRRRGGKSRDRGEHKRDAGEAGDGEAGEGSDNGDIVVEEISHTSEIIEHAADTSEHSDSSEHDADASGHDEGSAEQDETETREGGPTSIAAAVEGDVISEPVSQTEQGTEATSGDNDRGMLEEVQSSHPDDHEIESVGAEDALEEVRNRRKPVRRQYKIQEVIKRRQILLVQVVKEERGNKGAALTTYLSLAGRYSVLMPNTARGGGISRKITSAVDRKRLKEVVADLEVPQGMGVILRTAGESRTKAEIKRDYEYLMRLWENVRNLTLQSTAPALVYEEGSLIKRSVRDLYNKDIDEILVSGEEGYREAKDFMRMLMPSHAKVVQPFRDTTPIFVRNGIEAQLDRMLQPQVTLKSGGYIIINQTEALVAIDVNSGRSTKEHSIEDTALHTNLEAAEEVARQLRLRDLAGLIVIDFIDMEENRNNRSVEKRLKDHLKNDRARIQVGRISHFGLMEMSRQRIRASVLESTMKPCPHCGGTGHVRSDSSVALMVVRAIEEFLLKDSRSHITVRTPAATALYVLNHKRGTLVELESRFGLTITIEADDTVGAQHYAIFRGALAEKPEGFVEARSLPAYVEPEEPEDEIVVVEEDDEVVVQAEQPRQQPQQNQQPRPAGGEDGEGRDRKRRKRRRRRGGRDRDREHGAPTDGSSISAPAGDFAGPANAADDDDTETDDAAPVAAGASDEAAQASDDSQGKKRRRGKRGGKRNRREDGEGETEASAGETSEPSEADASESEPASIEPVVVAVAEEPVAIVSEEAPSTEKPKKPRRAAKPKRAAAEAVAETTVVEAAAETPVEAPVAVAEETVVAAVAEEPAKARPSRRKPAAIDAPVVPVVSSTVADEPEAKAEEKPKRAGWWQRKGFF; from the coding sequence ATGCCCAACAAAATGCTGATAGACGCCTCCCACCCGGAGGAAACACGAGTTGTCGTCGTACGCGGTAACCGTATCGAAGAATTCGACTTTGAATCCCAGGACAAGAAGCAGCTCAAAGGAAATATCTACCTCGCCCGCGTAACGCGCGTCGAACCCTCCCTTCAGGCAGCCTTTGTCGAATATGGCGGCAACCGTCACGGTTTTCTCGCCTTCAGTGAAATACACCCCGACTACTACCAGATCCCGGTCGCCGATCGTCAGGCCTTGCTGCGCGCCGAAGCGCAGGAGGCCGAAGACGAAGAGGACGAGGATGGCGACGGCGAGGACCGCCAGAGCCGCGAGCGCGGACGGCGCGGGCGCCGGCGCGGCGGCAAGAGCCGCGACCGCGGTGAGCACAAGCGCGATGCGGGCGAGGCAGGCGACGGCGAGGCAGGCGAAGGCAGCGACAATGGCGACATCGTTGTCGAGGAGATCTCCCACACCTCCGAGATCATCGAACACGCAGCCGATACATCAGAACATTCAGATAGCTCGGAGCATGATGCTGACGCGTCCGGCCATGATGAAGGTTCCGCCGAGCAGGACGAAACCGAAACCCGCGAGGGTGGCCCGACGTCGATCGCCGCCGCGGTCGAAGGCGATGTGATTTCCGAACCCGTCTCGCAGACGGAACAGGGCACCGAAGCAACGTCCGGCGACAATGATCGCGGCATGCTCGAGGAAGTACAGTCCTCGCATCCCGATGACCACGAGATCGAATCGGTCGGCGCCGAGGATGCGCTGGAAGAAGTGCGCAACCGCCGCAAGCCGGTGCGCCGCCAGTACAAGATCCAGGAAGTGATCAAGCGCCGGCAGATCCTTCTGGTGCAGGTCGTCAAGGAAGAGCGCGGCAACAAGGGCGCCGCACTCACCACCTATCTGTCGCTTGCCGGCCGCTATTCGGTGCTGATGCCGAACACGGCGCGCGGCGGCGGCATTTCCCGCAAGATCACCAGCGCGGTCGACCGCAAGCGCCTGAAGGAGGTCGTCGCCGACCTCGAAGTGCCGCAGGGCATGGGCGTCATCCTGCGTACGGCCGGCGAGAGCCGCACCAAGGCCGAGATCAAGCGCGACTATGAATATCTGATGCGGCTTTGGGAGAACGTGCGCAATCTCACGCTCCAGTCCACCGCCCCTGCCCTGGTCTACGAGGAAGGCAGCCTGATCAAGCGTTCGGTACGCGACCTCTACAACAAGGATATCGACGAGATTCTCGTCTCCGGCGAGGAAGGCTACCGCGAGGCCAAGGACTTCATGCGCATGCTGATGCCGAGCCACGCCAAGGTGGTTCAGCCGTTCCGCGATACGACGCCGATCTTCGTGCGCAACGGCATCGAGGCGCAGCTCGACCGCATGCTGCAGCCGCAGGTGACGCTGAAGAGCGGCGGCTACATCATCATCAACCAGACCGAGGCGCTGGTCGCCATCGACGTCAATTCGGGGCGCTCCACCAAGGAGCACTCGATCGAGGACACCGCGCTCCACACCAATCTGGAAGCGGCCGAGGAAGTCGCGCGTCAGCTCAGGCTGCGCGATCTGGCCGGGCTGATCGTCATCGACTTCATCGACATGGAGGAGAACCGCAACAACCGCTCCGTCGAGAAGCGGCTGAAGGATCACCTCAAGAACGACCGCGCCCGTATCCAGGTCGGCCGCATCTCGCATTTCGGCCTGATGGAGATGTCACGCCAGCGCATCCGCGCCAGCGTGCTGGAATCGACCATGAAGCCCTGCCCGCATTGCGGCGGCACCGGCCATGTGCGCTCCGATTCGTCGGTCGCGCTGATGGTGGTGCGGGCGATCGAGGAATTCCTGCTCAAGGATTCGCGCAGCCACATCACGGTGCGGACGCCGGCGGCGACCGCGCTCTATGTGCTCAACCACAAGCGCGGCACACTGGTTGAACTCGAAAGCCGCTTCGGCCTGACCATCACCATCGAGGCCGACGATACGGTTGGCGCGCAGCACTATGCGATCTTCCGCGGCGCTCTGGCCGAAAAGCCCGAGGGCTTTGTCGAGGCGCGCAGCCTGCCGGCCTATGTCGAGCCGGAAGAGCCCGAGGACGAGATTGTCGTCGTCGAGGAAGATGATGAGGTCGTGGTCCAGGCCGAGCAGCCGCGCCAGCAGCCGCAGCAAAACCAGCAGCCGCGGCCTGCCGGTGGCGAGGACGGCGAAGGCCGCGACCGCAAGCGCCGCAAGCGTCGCAGACGTCGCGGCGGCAGGGACCGCGATCGCGAGCATGGCGCCCCGACGGACGGCTCATCCATCTCCGCTCCGGCCGGCGATTTCGCCGGCCCGGCAAACGCGGCAGACGATGACGACACCGAAACCGACGACGCCGCTCCGGTCGCTGCCGGAGCCTCTGACGAGGCGGCGCAGGCTTCGGATGACAGCCAGGGCAAGAAGCGCCGGCGCGGCAAGCGCGGCGGCAAGCGCAATCGCCGTGAAGACGGCGAAGGCGAGACCGAGGCAAGTGCCGGCGAAACGAGCGAGCCGTCCGAAGCTGATGCTTCCGAAAGCGAGCCTGCGTCGATCGAGCCCGTGGTTGTTGCTGTGGCCGAAGAGCCGGTGGCTATCGTAAGCGAAGAGGCGCCGAGCACCGAGAAGCCCAAGAAGCCGCGTCGCGCAGCCAAGCCGAAGAGGGCAGCCGCCGAGGCCGTCGCCGAAACGACTGTTGTCGAAGCAGCCGCGGAAACGCCGGTCGAGGCTCCGGTGGCTGTTGCCGAGGAAACAGTGGTCGCGGCCGTCGCGGAAGAGCCTGCAAAGGCCCGACCGTCACGACGCAAGCCGGCGGCCATCGATGCACCGGTCGTACCCGTGGTTTCCTCGACCGTCGCCGATGAGCCGGAAGCCAAGGCCGAAGAAAAGCCGAAGCGTGCCGGCTGGTGGCAGCGGAAGGGCTTTTTCTAA
- a CDS encoding glutaminase, which yields MPELELALAEVAAEMTERPDRGDVATYIPQLGKVDPRKFGIAAVTNDGRVLVAGDADQPFSIQSISKVFTLTLALGNVGDALWKRVGREPSGNPFNSIVQLEHENGIPRNPFINAGAIVISDILLAGHQPREAIGEILRFIQFLADDETIIIDREVAASERATGYRNFALANYMKSFGNLHHAPELALGVYFHHCAIAMSCRQLAMAGRFLANGGKNPATGHSVVSAERARRIGAMMLTCGHYDGSGDFAFRVGIPGKSGVGGGILGIVPGVASLAVWSPGLNANGNSKLGSIALEKLARMMNWSIFAP from the coding sequence ATGCCGGAACTCGAACTGGCGCTGGCCGAAGTCGCCGCCGAAATGACCGAGCGCCCCGATCGCGGCGATGTCGCGACCTACATTCCCCAATTGGGCAAGGTCGATCCAAGGAAATTCGGCATAGCCGCCGTCACCAATGACGGTCGCGTGCTGGTGGCGGGCGATGCCGACCAGCCCTTCTCCATCCAGAGCATCTCGAAGGTGTTCACCTTGACGCTGGCACTCGGCAATGTCGGCGACGCGCTGTGGAAACGGGTAGGGCGCGAGCCGTCGGGCAATCCGTTCAACTCGATCGTCCAGCTCGAGCATGAGAACGGTATTCCGCGCAATCCGTTCATCAATGCCGGCGCCATCGTCATTTCCGACATTCTGCTTGCCGGCCACCAGCCGCGCGAGGCGATCGGCGAGATCCTGCGTTTCATCCAGTTCCTGGCCGACGACGAGACCATCATCATCGACCGCGAGGTCGCGGCGTCCGAACGCGCCACCGGCTATCGCAATTTCGCGCTCGCCAACTACATGAAATCCTTCGGCAATCTTCATCATGCGCCGGAACTGGCGCTCGGCGTCTATTTCCACCATTGCGCCATCGCCATGAGTTGCCGGCAACTGGCGATGGCGGGCCGCTTCCTCGCCAATGGCGGCAAGAACCCAGCGACCGGCCATTCGGTGGTGTCGGCGGAGCGGGCGCGGCGCATCGGCGCCATGATGCTGACCTGCGGCCACTATGACGGCTCCGGCGATTTCGCCTTCCGTGTCGGCATTCCGGGAAAAAGCGGCGTCGGCGGCGGCATATTGGGCATTGTGCCGGGCGTCGCCTCACTTGCCGTCTGGTCGCCCGGTCTCAACGCCAACGGCAATTCCAAGCTGGGTTCGATCGCGCTGGAAAAGCTGGCCAGGATGATGAACTGGTCGATCTTCGCGCCATAA
- a CDS encoding tetratricopeptide repeat protein has translation MLSRPRPTIARIARVFATLSLGIAVAVASSVTVFAQGVPVVRDAEIEALVRDYARPIFKAAGLANDGIDIVLVNDSSFNAFVTGRRLFINTGALMTAETPNEIIGVIAHEAGHIAGGHQQKLRDQLERAKTMAIIATLLGAGAIVAGATTNSRGLAGAGMGVAAGGGEMAQRSILAYQRTEEITADRSAITYLNATGQSGMGMLKTFRRFQTALSLSGAQIDPYRISHPMPQERIANLEVLVQQSPNVDKPDPPALQQRHDMMRVKIAVYMEGQATASRLMQKMRGSLAAQYGDAQSTYLYGDIAGALAKTNALIKAQPNNPYFQELRGDILMKANKPKDAAEAYAKAVSLDPARSGLLPVSLGQALMAVGTPDSLKKAVVQINNGLGRDKENAEGYRYLAQAYGELGDIPGAELATAEGHFYSGNYKDAKIFAMRAQQQMKRGEPRWIRAQDIINYKSSSKI, from the coding sequence ATGTTGAGCCGACCCAGACCGACGATTGCCCGGATTGCGCGTGTTTTCGCGACGCTTTCGCTTGGCATCGCCGTTGCGGTGGCAAGTTCGGTCACCGTCTTTGCCCAAGGCGTGCCGGTGGTACGCGATGCCGAGATCGAGGCTCTGGTGCGCGACTACGCACGGCCGATCTTCAAGGCGGCGGGGCTCGCGAATGACGGCATCGACATCGTGCTGGTCAACGATTCCAGCTTCAACGCTTTCGTCACCGGGCGCCGGCTGTTCATCAACACCGGTGCACTGATGACGGCGGAAACGCCCAACGAGATCATCGGCGTCATAGCGCACGAGGCCGGCCATATCGCCGGCGGCCACCAGCAGAAACTGCGAGACCAGCTCGAGCGCGCCAAGACGATGGCCATCATCGCGACCTTGCTTGGCGCCGGCGCGATCGTTGCCGGTGCGACCACCAACAGCCGCGGCCTTGCCGGCGCCGGCATGGGCGTGGCCGCCGGCGGCGGCGAGATGGCGCAGCGCAGCATCCTCGCCTACCAGCGTACCGAAGAGATCACGGCCGACCGCTCGGCCATCACCTATCTCAACGCCACCGGCCAGTCCGGCATGGGCATGCTGAAGACGTTCCGCCGCTTCCAGACCGCGCTGTCGCTGTCGGGTGCGCAAATCGATCCCTATCGGATCAGCCACCCAATGCCGCAGGAGCGCATCGCCAATCTCGAAGTGCTGGTGCAGCAGAGCCCCAATGTCGACAAGCCCGACCCGCCGGCGCTGCAGCAGCGCCATGACATGATGCGGGTGAAGATCGCCGTCTACATGGAAGGCCAGGCCACAGCATCGCGGCTGATGCAGAAGATGCGAGGCAGCCTCGCCGCGCAGTATGGCGACGCCCAATCGACCTACCTTTACGGTGACATCGCCGGTGCACTCGCCAAGACCAATGCCCTGATCAAGGCACAGCCCAACAACCCCTATTTCCAGGAGTTGCGCGGCGACATCTTGATGAAGGCGAACAAGCCCAAGGATGCGGCCGAAGCCTACGCCAAGGCGGTCAGCCTCGATCCGGCGCGGTCCGGCTTGCTGCCTGTCTCGCTTGGCCAGGCGCTGATGGCGGTCGGCACGCCCGACTCGCTGAAGAAGGCCGTCGTGCAGATCAACAATGGCCTGGGGCGCGACAAGGAAAATGCCGAGGGGTATCGTTACCTGGCGCAGGCTTATGGCGAGTTGGGAGACATACCGGGCGCCGAGCTTGCCACGGCCGAAGGTCACTTCTATTCCGGCAATTACAAGGATGCGAAGATCTTCGCCATGCGGGCGCAGCAGCAGATGAAGCGCGGTGAGCCGCGCTGGATACGCGCCCAGGACATCATAAACTACAAATCGTCAAGCAAGATCTAG